A stretch of Cyanobacteriota bacterium DNA encodes these proteins:
- the glyS gene encoding glycine--tRNA ligase subunit beta, whose amino-acid sequence MMADNMASFLLEIGAEELPAGQILNIANHIKDGLVAALTDAELIKNPTVELNYTPRRLFFYVSGIDAAGKDREQVIKGPPETVAKAADGSMAQAALGFAKKNQVAETDLYFADGYLYCKKLVKAQDPKVILAKAVPEIIASTPGIRFMRWANYDLKFARPLQWIAALMITGSKTEQVEFEVAGIKSSNLSYGHRFLGPEAFEIKSREQYENQLEKQGTFIDPEKRKSKIVDEAKALAASVNAEIVLDDALLDEVIMITENPSPILCDFDAKFLEIPDCVLKTVMINHQRYIPVVAEGRLLKYFIAVSNNPLEAARANIKSGNEKVIVPRFKDAEFFVEEDMKIKLEQRLEKLARLNSLKGNLLEKSNRMEKIVKFLIKELANVQDEALILQATRLAKTDLNCNLVFEFTELQGEIGGVYARMQGYDEVVAKAIEEHYKPRFAGDEAPSTIGGKLIAIADKLDNIVAAFALGKIPSGSADPFALRRQANGMLEIILHGHMVFNIEALVNMVCKLQEAEFGAGEIVTKIKGRGDKRQEVQVAELDWDGTSAKVIEFLETRMPFVFELAHKQTDINRAVLAKPGCLAELDRRHQMIHLLYDLKAQADFTSLVEAISRVSNIAETNAGKVDSSIFELDYEKEFFATVESLAKNLEGTELLKSIKPINAFFDNVLVNADDAKVKANRKALVAYADSVFGQIGDFSLL is encoded by the coding sequence TAGTTTTTTATTAGAGATTGGCGCAGAGGAATTACCTGCTGGGCAAATTCTTAACATCGCTAATCATATCAAAGATGGGCTTGTAGCGGCATTAACTGATGCTGAGTTAATAAAAAACCCCACTGTCGAGCTCAATTATACGCCGCGCAGATTATTTTTCTATGTTTCTGGGATTGATGCTGCTGGCAAAGACAGAGAACAAGTTATTAAGGGACCACCTGAAACAGTCGCCAAAGCTGCAGATGGTTCAATGGCGCAAGCTGCTTTAGGTTTTGCCAAGAAAAACCAAGTCGCTGAAACAGATTTATATTTTGCAGATGGTTACTTATATTGCAAGAAGCTAGTAAAGGCGCAAGACCCCAAAGTGATCTTGGCAAAAGCTGTGCCTGAGATCATTGCAAGCACACCAGGTATTAGGTTTATGCGTTGGGCAAATTATGATCTCAAGTTTGCTAGACCTTTGCAATGGATTGCGGCTTTGATGATTACAGGATCGAAAACTGAGCAAGTTGAATTTGAAGTGGCAGGAATTAAATCTAGTAATTTGAGTTATGGACATCGTTTCCTTGGACCAGAAGCTTTTGAGATTAAGTCTCGCGAGCAATATGAAAACCAGCTTGAAAAACAAGGTACGTTTATTGATCCAGAGAAACGCAAGTCCAAAATAGTTGATGAAGCCAAAGCACTAGCTGCTTCGGTTAATGCAGAGATTGTACTTGATGATGCTTTGTTAGATGAAGTGATTATGATCACTGAGAACCCGAGCCCGATACTTTGTGATTTTGATGCCAAGTTTTTGGAGATTCCCGATTGTGTTTTAAAGACTGTGATGATTAATCATCAGCGCTATATCCCTGTTGTCGCAGAAGGCAGGCTTTTGAAGTATTTTATTGCAGTAAGCAACAATCCTCTTGAAGCTGCTCGCGCCAATATCAAATCTGGTAATGAGAAAGTAATTGTGCCGCGTTTCAAGGATGCAGAGTTTTTTGTTGAAGAAGATATGAAAATTAAACTAGAGCAGAGACTTGAGAAACTCGCTCGTTTGAATTCGCTCAAAGGTAATTTGCTTGAGAAATCAAATCGTATGGAAAAAATAGTCAAGTTCTTGATCAAAGAGCTTGCTAATGTCCAAGATGAGGCTTTGATTTTGCAGGCGACTAGATTAGCCAAAACAGATCTCAATTGCAATTTGGTTTTTGAATTTACCGAACTTCAAGGTGAGATTGGTGGAGTATACGCTCGCATGCAGGGCTATGACGAAGTTGTAGCTAAGGCAATAGAAGAGCATTACAAACCACGATTTGCTGGTGATGAAGCGCCGTCGACAATTGGAGGCAAGTTGATTGCTATCGCTGACAAGCTTGACAATATAGTTGCAGCTTTTGCCTTGGGTAAAATCCCAAGTGGGTCTGCTGATCCTTTTGCACTCAGACGTCAAGCCAACGGCATGCTTGAGATTATTCTTCATGGTCATATGGTTTTTAATATTGAAGCCTTGGTAAATATGGTTTGCAAATTGCAAGAAGCAGAGTTTGGTGCTGGAGAAATTGTTACCAAGATCAAAGGACGCGGAGATAAGCGTCAAGAAGTTCAAGTCGCTGAGCTCGATTGGGATGGCACCAGTGCTAAAGTGATTGAGTTTCTTGAAACCCGTATGCCTTTTGTCTTTGAGCTTGCTCATAAACAAACGGATATTAACCGTGCTGTCTTGGCTAAACCTGGTTGCCTGGCAGAGCTTGATCGACGCCATCAAATGATTCATCTTTTGTATGATCTTAAAGCTCAAGCTGATTTCACTAGTTTGGTTGAAGCTATTAGTCGAGTGAGTAATATCGCTGAAACGAATGCCGGCAAAGTAGATAGTTCTATTTTTGAACTTGATTATGAAAAAGAATTCTTTGCTACTGTTGAGTCGCTAGCTAAGAACTTAGAAGGGACTGAGTTATTGAAATCAATAAAGCCCATTAATGCTTTTTTTGATAATGTCTTAGTTAACGCTGATGACGCCAAGGTCAAAGCCAATCGCAAGGCGCTTGTTGCTTATGCTGATTCGGTCTTTGGACAGATTGGTGATTTCAGTTTGCTTTAG
- the ispF gene encoding 2-C-methyl-D-erythritol 2,4-cyclodiphosphate synthase — MRIGQGYDVHKLIPSEGKPLILGGVKINHEYKLLGHSDADVLVHAIVDALLGAMALADIGAHFPDNDPVNKGVSSMVFLEHCRKLLSENNYSISNIDSTIIAQAPKLRPYIDQMRANIADVLSLDISQVSVKATTTEGIGFAGREEGIAAEAVVLLN, encoded by the coding sequence ATGCGCATCGGTCAAGGCTATGACGTTCATAAATTAATCCCTAGTGAAGGCAAGCCCTTGATACTTGGTGGAGTCAAAATTAACCATGAATATAAACTCTTAGGTCATTCAGATGCTGATGTTTTGGTTCATGCCATTGTCGATGCTTTGCTTGGTGCCATGGCGCTTGCCGACATCGGCGCGCATTTCCCAGATAATGATCCGGTCAATAAGGGAGTTAGCAGCATGGTTTTTCTTGAGCATTGCCGTAAACTCCTTAGCGAAAATAATTATTCAATCTCTAATATCGATTCAACTATTATTGCCCAAGCCCCCAAGCTCCGTCCTTATATAGATCAAATGCGTGCCAATATCGCTGACGTCCTTAGCTTGGATATTTCTCAAGTGAGCGTTAAAGCTACAACTACTGAGGGTATTGGTTTTGCCGGTAGGGAAGAAGGGATTGCTGCTGAAGCAGTTGTGCTTTTGAATTAG
- a CDS encoding S-layer homology domain-containing protein, which yields MTNKRFGLVICALSFIWANLALKVEAASKGYYDVPKSHWASGAVKELVDDYQFMSGDPNGNFGGTRALSRYEFAKTISKMTDYYNQEIESDRKDLENIVGVMELFQSELKNLQGKAAQANSEVESQNATIAELNELVITVAEELANIDAEPGKMDEINQRIALAESKIHKLDNKGLLVGTLVKGVFNDVKSIGRGVNHVTSSARSSRLRRKKRLQAQSQATTLEDELVEEAATLPVALPQVGGTATLETHSSITGQQAAIAAPLSEIEQLQQDFDGLYADESYPNENFSEVEYLEPIGE from the coding sequence ATGACCAACAAGAGATTTGGATTAGTTATTTGTGCGCTTAGTTTTATCTGGGCGAATTTAGCTTTAAAAGTAGAAGCGGCAAGCAAGGGATATTATGATGTACCCAAAAGTCATTGGGCTTCTGGTGCTGTTAAAGAATTAGTAGATGACTATCAGTTTATGTCAGGCGATCCTAATGGCAATTTTGGTGGAACTCGCGCTCTTAGTAGATATGAATTTGCAAAAACAATTTCTAAGATGACTGATTACTATAATCAAGAAATTGAATCTGATCGTAAAGATCTAGAAAATATAGTTGGGGTAATGGAATTATTTCAATCAGAACTTAAAAATCTTCAAGGTAAAGCTGCTCAAGCAAATTCAGAAGTCGAATCACAAAACGCGACTATCGCTGAACTCAATGAATTAGTGATCACTGTTGCTGAAGAGCTTGCCAATATCGATGCTGAACCAGGCAAGATGGATGAGATAAATCAAAGGATAGCACTTGCTGAATCCAAGATTCATAAACTCGATAACAAAGGATTATTGGTTGGTACTTTAGTTAAAGGTGTCTTCAATGATGTTAAGAGTATTGGACGAGGTGTTAATCATGTTACATCAAGTGCCAGAAGCAGCAGACTGAGACGCAAGAAACGTTTGCAAGCTCAGAGCCAAGCAACGACTTTAGAAGACGAGTTGGTTGAAGAAGCTGCTACTTTACCAGTGGCTTTGCCGCAAGTGGGAGGAACTGCAACTCTTGAAACACATTCATCAATTACTGGTCAACAAGCTGCTATTGCAGCCCCACTTTCAGAGATTGAACAATTACAACAAGATTTTGATGGACTCTACGCTGATGAGAGCTATCCCAACGAAAACTTTTCTGAGGTTGAATACCTCGAACCAATTGGTGAATAA
- the nrdR gene encoding transcriptional regulator NrdR, whose product MQCPFCESEQLKVLESRSADDGGSMRRRRECLECEQRFTTYERVEFSPMIVTKRSNSKEVYSRDKLISSIVRSCSKSEISALTIDHIVDIVETQMYKEYGREIPSTALGAMVMAQLKIREPMAYIRYASIFKNFNSVSEFLDEIQNLDDKRVNQEILV is encoded by the coding sequence ATGCAGTGTCCTTTTTGTGAATCTGAACAACTCAAAGTTCTTGAGAGCAGATCGGCAGATGATGGCGGTTCAATGAGAAGAAGACGAGAGTGTCTTGAATGTGAGCAGCGTTTTACTACATACGAGAGAGTAGAATTTAGCCCGATGATTGTTACTAAACGTAGCAACTCCAAAGAAGTCTATTCTAGAGATAAACTGATTTCTAGTATTGTGCGCTCATGTAGTAAGTCAGAAATTTCAGCACTGACTATTGATCACATTGTCGATATTGTAGAAACACAAATGTACAAGGAATATGGACGAGAGATACCAAGTACTGCGTTAGGAGCCATGGTCATGGCTCAGCTCAAAATCAGAGAACCAATGGCTTATATTCGCTATGCCTCTATATTTAAAAATTTTAATTCTGTTTCTGAATTTCTTGATGAGATACAAAACCTTGATGATAAGAGGGTTAATCAAGAAATCCTAGTCTAA
- the truA gene encoding tRNA pseudouridine(38-40) synthase TruA, with product MPNYKIILEYNGAKFAGSQIQPNKRTVEAELKQVLNLFFGPQGSFQQNPTIETTFSSRTDSGVHAFGQVVNFKLSQEIEDLDNPYQVLAALNANLPEDMVITKIQEVSWNFNARFDATAREYLYKIFIRRHRPVLRLDSMAWHKEELDFDKMAAHAASYLGEHDFSTYAKLEEGDSGICNVSKSELIKESPICFKYKIKANRFLRHMVRRMVGELILVGQGKEASPKFTSPAEGLCLVKVEYND from the coding sequence GTGCCGAATTATAAAATCATTTTAGAATACAATGGTGCCAAGTTTGCTGGCTCACAAATCCAACCAAACAAACGTACTGTAGAAGCCGAGCTCAAACAAGTTCTTAATTTATTTTTTGGTCCCCAAGGAAGCTTTCAACAAAACCCCACAATAGAAACTACCTTCTCGAGTAGAACAGATTCAGGAGTACATGCTTTTGGTCAAGTGGTTAATTTCAAACTATCTCAAGAGATTGAAGATCTGGACAATCCATACCAAGTACTTGCAGCACTCAACGCAAACCTGCCTGAGGACATGGTTATAACCAAGATTCAAGAAGTGTCTTGGAATTTCAACGCTAGGTTTGACGCCACTGCCCGTGAGTATCTCTACAAAATATTTATTCGTAGACACAGACCTGTATTGAGACTAGATAGTATGGCTTGGCACAAAGAAGAACTTGACTTTGACAAGATGGCAGCACATGCCGCAAGCTATCTTGGCGAACATGACTTTAGTACCTATGCCAAGCTTGAAGAAGGCGACTCCGGAATTTGCAATGTCAGCAAATCAGAACTCATCAAAGAATCTCCTATTTGCTTTAAATATAAAATCAAAGCCAATCGCTTCCTTAGACATATGGTTAGAAGAATGGTTGGCGAGCTTATCCTAGTTGGTCAAGGCAAAGAAGCAAGTCCCAAATTCACCAGCCCTGCTGAAGGGCTTTGTTTGGTCAAGGTTGAGTATAATGATTAA
- a CDS encoding TrkA family potassium uptake protein, which translates to MLEKKQNFLVIGLGRFGSNVAKVLYENGHNVLAVDSGACEVQSVIDQKLVADAIQLDCTDANSLKKLDLDKFDAAVVAIGSSIEDSVLVAANLKEFGVNKVVAKASSTMHGKILERLGVDTIVYPEAEMGRSVARQLLGLNFLEEFALNENFSIAELALPKKYAGQTILETDIRSKHHLNILAIRRAGGHFSVSPSASTSLQKDDYLLVIGTGEDIGNFKTIDS; encoded by the coding sequence ATGTTAGAAAAGAAACAAAATTTTTTGGTGATAGGACTAGGACGCTTTGGTAGTAACGTAGCCAAAGTACTATATGAAAATGGTCACAATGTACTTGCTGTTGATAGTGGTGCTTGTGAAGTGCAATCTGTAATTGACCAAAAACTAGTTGCTGATGCAATCCAACTTGATTGTACAGATGCCAATAGTCTCAAAAAACTTGACCTCGACAAATTCGATGCCGCAGTTGTTGCTATAGGTTCCAGTATTGAAGATAGTGTTTTAGTTGCTGCCAACCTCAAAGAGTTTGGAGTAAACAAAGTCGTAGCCAAAGCCAGTAGTACAATGCATGGCAAGATCTTAGAAAGACTCGGGGTTGATACAATCGTTTATCCGGAAGCAGAGATGGGAAGATCAGTTGCCAGACAACTACTTGGACTTAATTTCCTTGAGGAATTTGCACTCAATGAAAATTTCAGTATCGCAGAACTCGCGCTACCTAAAAAATATGCTGGTCAAACCATCTTAGAGACTGATATTCGCAGCAAACACCATCTCAATATCTTAGCAATTAGACGTGCTGGTGGTCACTTCAGCGTATCACCAAGCGCTAGTACTTCATTACAAAAAGACGATTATCTCTTGGTCATCGGTACTGGTGAAGACATTGGTAATTTCAAAACTATTGATTCCTAA
- a CDS encoding nucleotide exchange factor GrpE → MKDKVNTDIGDLHSANDDKDVDKAWSQSAEPTEPANTELLPKLEELQSQYKELDDQYKRLWADQQNMVKRSQKEKQDMAKYAAFATLDAILPALDNFEFAKKSINDNTSIDDCIKSIDMLQTQILMSLKSVGLTEIQTDGLFNAELHEAVSNIADPEKEEGSIVEVLKKGYKLNDRVLRVATVVVSTKE, encoded by the coding sequence ATGAAAGACAAAGTAAATACAGATATCGGAGATTTACATTCTGCTAACGACGACAAAGATGTTGATAAGGCCTGGTCTCAATCAGCTGAACCGACAGAGCCTGCTAATACAGAATTACTGCCTAAGCTTGAAGAGCTGCAAAGCCAATATAAAGAACTCGATGATCAGTACAAACGTCTTTGGGCTGATCAACAAAACATGGTCAAACGTAGCCAAAAAGAAAAACAAGACATGGCTAAATATGCAGCTTTTGCTACTTTAGATGCAATTTTGCCTGCTTTAGACAATTTTGAATTTGCCAAAAAAAGTATCAACGACAATACCAGTATCGATGATTGCATCAAAAGCATAGATATGTTGCAAACTCAGATTCTTATGAGTCTCAAATCTGTTGGCTTAACTGAGATACAAACAGATGGACTTTTTAATGCTGAACTTCATGAAGCAGTTAGCAATATAGCTGATCCTGAAAAAGAAGAAGGAAGTATCGTTGAGGTACTCAAAAAAGGATATAAACTAAATGATAGGGTACTAAGAGTTGCGACTGTAGTTGTTAGTACCAAGGAGTAA
- a CDS encoding dihydroorotate dehydrogenase electron transfer subunit: MPQQVKLKIKSNELIADKIYKLVLAGDYDLDDYLPGKFLHIKCSDSSVPLLRRPMSVCNIDDAGKEMVVLYRADGEGTKILAARKAGDLLDTLAPLGVHFPIEEVKAGDKILLIGGGIGVPPLYYLGRKLKQRGALIKSILGFNSGKDVFYEKEFSELGKTLITTIDGTHGHKGLVTDLMDNSYDFLYTCGPTAMLKAVQAKSAKAKLGYMSLEERMGCGIGACLACVSKSTDPNCTSYNRVCTEGPVFAIDAIKL, translated from the coding sequence ATGCCCCAGCAAGTCAAACTAAAAATCAAAAGCAACGAGTTAATTGCCGACAAGATCTATAAACTAGTTTTGGCTGGTGATTATGATCTTGATGATTATTTGCCTGGCAAATTTTTGCACATTAAATGCAGTGATAGTTCAGTACCTCTATTAAGAAGACCCATGAGCGTTTGCAATATTGATGATGCTGGCAAGGAGATGGTTGTGCTTTATAGAGCCGACGGTGAAGGTACCAAAATTCTTGCTGCAAGAAAAGCTGGTGACTTGCTTGATACACTCGCGCCGCTTGGAGTGCATTTTCCAATAGAAGAAGTGAAAGCGGGAGACAAAATACTGCTCATCGGCGGAGGCATTGGAGTGCCACCGCTATATTACCTAGGACGCAAACTCAAGCAGCGTGGTGCTCTGATTAAATCAATACTTGGTTTTAATTCTGGCAAAGATGTTTTTTACGAAAAAGAATTTAGCGAACTAGGTAAGACTCTAATTACAACTATAGACGGGACTCATGGACACAAAGGTCTTGTTACAGATCTTATGGACAACTCCTATGACTTTCTTTATACTTGCGGACCGACAGCGATGCTTAAAGCAGTTCAAGCCAAATCCGCCAAAGCCAAACTTGGATATATGTCGTTAGAAGAACGCATGGGCTGCGGCATCGGTGCCTGCTTAGCTTGCGTGAGCAAATCCACTGACCCCAATTGCACTTCATATAATCGAGTTTGTACTGAGGGCCCGGTTTTTGCGATTGATGCTATAAAGCTCTAA
- a CDS encoding ATP-binding protein: protein MSKKKEFKLIIQEFIEIDLPELDHRKETDLDLKSNKIQVLYGPRRSGKTFYFYQLIKQLRKNKIAKEKIIYINFEDDRILPLESCDLDSLIQAYNELYPQNDQVYFFFDEIQNISGWETFIRRLDDKTQAKIFITGSSATLLSKEIASSLRGRSISYPLFPLDFGEYLQFRGFKLKDNYQYSKQRFEIMKMLDEYLEEGGFPEIVLNKNKEQDKKILQEYFNSIVYRDLVDRYSLRNTNLLKDLLKHLFANITKEFSAHSYYKSIKQNMSVSKDTIYEYLSYIEEAQAFYFLPQFSYSLKEQRVNQKKIVCIDNGLRNRISFRFSPDTGKLAENIVGLELIKKHEQVFYYQGKQEVDFITQDGKKLSAINVSYGDEIDPREITGLLEFAKEHPKTDLILLTKDIEDQKDGIKLIPLWEWLLK, encoded by the coding sequence ATGTCCAAGAAAAAAGAATTTAAGCTTATAATACAGGAGTTTATTGAAATAGACTTACCTGAGCTTGACCATAGAAAAGAAACAGACTTAGACCTTAAATCAAACAAAATACAAGTGCTCTATGGCCCCAGACGCAGTGGCAAGACTTTTTATTTTTATCAATTAATTAAGCAATTGCGCAAAAACAAAATTGCCAAAGAGAAAATCATTTATATCAATTTTGAAGATGACAGGATACTACCTCTTGAGTCTTGTGATTTAGATAGCCTAATTCAAGCCTATAATGAGCTTTATCCTCAAAATGACCAAGTCTATTTTTTCTTTGATGAAATTCAAAACATCAGTGGCTGGGAAACTTTTATAAGACGGCTTGATGATAAAACTCAAGCGAAGATTTTTATAACTGGATCATCAGCGACTCTCTTGAGTAAAGAAATTGCTAGTTCTTTGCGTGGTAGATCAATTAGCTATCCCTTATTCCCATTGGATTTTGGTGAGTATCTTCAATTTAGAGGATTCAAGCTCAAAGATAACTATCAATATTCTAAACAACGTTTTGAAATCATGAAAATGCTTGATGAGTATTTGGAAGAGGGTGGCTTTCCTGAAATTGTCCTCAATAAGAATAAAGAACAGGATAAAAAAATACTTCAAGAATATTTTAATTCAATTGTCTATAGAGACCTTGTTGATAGATATTCTTTGCGCAACACTAACTTGCTCAAAGACTTACTCAAACATCTCTTTGCAAATATCACCAAAGAATTTTCGGCACATAGTTATTACAAGAGCATCAAACAAAATATGAGTGTCTCCAAAGATACTATCTATGAATACCTCTCATATATAGAAGAAGCTCAAGCTTTTTACTTCTTGCCCCAGTTCTCATACTCACTCAAAGAGCAAAGAGTAAACCAGAAAAAAATAGTTTGCATAGATAATGGTCTGCGCAATCGAATTAGCTTTAGATTTTCCCCTGATACAGGGAAACTAGCAGAAAATATAGTCGGATTGGAGCTAATTAAAAAACATGAACAAGTCTTTTACTACCAAGGTAAACAAGAAGTCGATTTTATCACTCAAGATGGCAAAAAGCTAAGCGCTATTAATGTAAGCTATGGCGATGAAATTGATCCAAGAGAAATAACAGGACTTTTGGAATTTGCCAAAGAACACCCAAAAACAGACTTAATATTATTAACCAAAGATATTGAAGATCAAAAAGATGGCATTAAACTAATTCCTTTATGGGAATGGTTGCTAAAATAA
- a CDS encoding aspartate carbamoyltransferase catalytic subunit: MAIQTKMRKDLILLKEFSTEEINSILDRGDFWAENPNSQISSAPRTVANPVVVNLFFEPSTRTRFSFELAAKKLGYHVLNFDAKNASTEKGETLYDTLRTFEAMGVNTAIIRTREEGILQEIAPLVNVSLINAGAGANEHPTQGLLDLLTIRQEFGRIEGLKVAIVGDIKHSRVANSNIVALSKFGADISIAGPEQWMPSELETNVEIKSVDDAMIDADVVMMLRVQSERHALTNTIDNYLESYGLNKTRFAKLKDTAIIMHPAPFNRGIEIDGDLIEQANSRIYKQVANGVAIRMAVLELCNAG; encoded by the coding sequence ATGGCAATCCAGACTAAAATGCGCAAGGACCTTATATTACTAAAAGAGTTTAGTACCGAAGAGATTAATTCCATTCTTGATAGAGGTGATTTTTGGGCGGAGAACCCAAACTCACAAATCTCAAGCGCACCTCGCACAGTTGCAAACCCAGTAGTTGTAAATTTATTTTTTGAACCAAGTACTCGTACTAGATTCTCTTTTGAACTTGCAGCAAAGAAGCTCGGTTATCACGTACTCAATTTTGATGCCAAAAACGCAAGCACCGAAAAAGGTGAGACGCTCTATGATACATTACGTACTTTTGAGGCGATGGGAGTTAACACAGCCATCATAAGAACCCGTGAGGAAGGGATTTTGCAAGAAATTGCTCCACTAGTGAATGTCTCGCTTATCAATGCTGGAGCAGGTGCTAATGAGCATCCAACTCAAGGCTTGCTTGATCTTCTAACCATTAGACAAGAATTTGGTCGCATTGAAGGACTCAAAGTTGCGATAGTTGGAGATATCAAGCATAGTCGCGTAGCGAACTCTAATATCGTTGCACTTTCCAAATTTGGTGCTGACATAAGCATTGCTGGACCAGAACAATGGATGCCATCAGAGCTAGAGACTAATGTGGAAATCAAATCAGTTGATGATGCCATGATTGATGCTGATGTGGTGATGATGCTTCGAGTACAGTCAGAACGTCATGCTTTAACTAATACAATTGATAATTACTTAGAGTCATACGGTCTCAACAAAACTCGCTTTGCCAAACTCAAAGACACTGCAATCATTATGCACCCAGCTCCGTTTAATCGCGGTATAGAGATAGATGGTGATTTAATCGAACAAGCTAATTCAAGAATTTATAAACAAGTGGCTAACGGTGTTGCTATTAGAATGGCTGTGCTTGAACTTTGTAATGCTGGCTAA
- the mnmA gene encoding tRNA 2-thiouridine(34) synthase MnmA, giving the protein MALITSKKSLEQGQNYLPDPKKSKIAVAMSGGVDSSAALAILKNLGYDVVGITAWIISGSGRCCDNGVVDAVKVCDQLGVEHHAIDLRKEFADGIIRDFHESYARGETPIPCISCNNDVKWGSLLAYSIEKLGATHLASGHYAKLGKQADDSFTMLRPKETNKDQSYMLWGLTQDQLAKTVFPLADLDKDEVRKIAEENNLCVANKPESQDICFVSNGMTNSDYLTKILGEKPGEIIEIESGEVLGKHKGSFNYTYGQRKGLGIAYPEPLYVVKTDPLTNKVYVGTRDKIKGQKAFAKDRNIISKIDGDSFMSLVKIRYNMEAVPAMVKLIGETELEVDFIDPIDAITPGQAIALYDRETGQELIGGAWIVGEERK; this is encoded by the coding sequence ATGGCACTAATTACTAGTAAAAAGAGCCTGGAGCAGGGCCAAAATTATTTACCGGATCCTAAAAAATCCAAGATTGCTGTAGCCATGAGTGGTGGAGTTGATAGCTCAGCAGCTTTAGCAATTCTCAAAAACCTTGGTTATGACGTAGTTGGAATTACAGCCTGGATTATTTCTGGATCAGGACGCTGTTGCGATAATGGAGTGGTTGATGCAGTCAAAGTCTGCGACCAACTCGGTGTAGAACATCATGCCATTGATCTTCGTAAGGAATTTGCCGATGGTATCATCCGTGATTTTCATGAGTCTTATGCTCGAGGTGAAACTCCGATCCCCTGCATCAGTTGCAACAATGATGTCAAATGGGGATCTTTACTTGCTTATTCAATAGAGAAACTTGGAGCAACTCATCTTGCATCTGGTCACTATGCCAAACTTGGCAAACAAGCAGATGATAGTTTTACAATGTTGCGTCCCAAAGAAACCAATAAAGATCAGAGCTATATGCTCTGGGGACTAACACAAGATCAGCTTGCCAAGACGGTTTTTCCTCTTGCTGACTTGGATAAAGACGAAGTAAGAAAGATAGCAGAAGAAAATAATTTATGCGTAGCCAATAAACCAGAATCACAAGACATTTGTTTTGTCAGTAATGGCATGACCAACTCTGACTATTTAACTAAAATCCTTGGCGAAAAACCTGGTGAAATTATTGAAATAGAATCAGGCGAAGTACTCGGCAAACACAAAGGTAGCTTCAACTATACCTATGGGCAACGTAAGGGACTTGGCATCGCTTACCCAGAACCACTTTATGTAGTCAAAACTGATCCTTTAACAAACAAGGTCTACGTCGGTACTCGCGATAAAATCAAAGGACAAAAAGCCTTTGCCAAAGATCGAAATATCATCAGCAAAATTGATGGCGATAGTTTCATGTCCCTGGTTAAGATCAGATACAACATGGAAGCCGTGCCCGCTATGGTCAAACTCATTGGTGAAACAGAGCTAGAAGTAGATTTCATTGATCCTATTGATGCAATTACACCAGGTCAGGCAATCGCCCTCTATGACAGAGAGACCGGTCAAGAATTGATTGGTGGTGCTTGGATAGTAGGAGAGGAGCGCAAGTAA